One region of Sphingomonas abietis genomic DNA includes:
- a CDS encoding primosomal protein N', with amino-acid sequence MSRARVLLLNSALGPLDYRVPHGMTVEPGSIVLAPLGPRQIAGVVWEAEHMPSDAEVGDNRLRNLAAAYDLPPIAAPLRRLIEWTAGYYLAPPAAVLRMALSSASALDGGRTVIEYRATGLAPDRLTPQRTQALERIGERQGLIRELAAIADVTDAVMRGLVKAGAIEAVEVAVDAPYAEPDPGFAPPALSADQRAVSDTIVAAVQAKSFDPMLLDGVTGSGKTEVYFEGIAAALREGRQSLVLLPEIALTEPFLKRFEARFGHLPVAWHSDLRQSQRRRAWRAIASGEAKVVCGARSALFLPYRDLGLIVVDEAHETSFKQEEGVMYHARDVAVMRGRFERIPVVLASATPAIETRQMVEIGKYRELKLPGRYGVAQMPKIDIIDLTQDPPPKQRWIAPTLVSALHETIERGEQALLFLNRRGYAPLTLCRTCGHRFRCPNCTAWMVEHRLTARLACHHCGHVMPPPAACPECHEEDSLVACGPGVERIADEVAAILPDARTAIVTSDTMWSPAKAAEFVNRMEAGDIDVVIGTQLITKGYHFPNLTLVGVVDADLGLQGGDLRAAERSFQQIAQVAGRAGRGAKPGRVYLQTREPGAPVIQALVTGDAESFYAAETESRREAGAPPFGRYAAIIVSSEKLDEAVDTARLIGHHAPEVEGMMVFGPAPAPLAMLRGRHRQRLLVHARRALDVQDVIRGWLGALEWPRGVRVAVDVDPYSFL; translated from the coding sequence ATGAGCCGCGCCCGAGTCCTCCTGCTCAACAGCGCGCTGGGGCCGCTCGATTACCGCGTGCCGCACGGCATGACGGTCGAGCCCGGATCGATCGTGCTCGCCCCGCTCGGGCCGCGCCAGATCGCCGGCGTGGTGTGGGAGGCCGAGCATATGCCGTCCGATGCCGAGGTCGGCGACAACCGGCTGCGCAACCTCGCCGCCGCCTACGATCTCCCGCCGATCGCGGCACCGCTGCGCCGGCTGATCGAGTGGACCGCCGGCTATTATCTGGCCCCGCCTGCCGCCGTGCTGCGCATGGCGCTGTCGTCGGCGAGCGCGCTCGATGGCGGGCGCACGGTGATCGAATATCGCGCGACCGGCCTGGCCCCGGATCGCCTGACACCGCAGCGGACCCAGGCGCTGGAGCGGATCGGCGAGCGGCAGGGGCTGATCCGCGAACTGGCCGCCATCGCCGATGTCACGGACGCGGTGATGCGGGGGCTGGTCAAGGCCGGCGCGATCGAGGCCGTCGAGGTGGCGGTCGATGCGCCTTATGCCGAACCCGATCCCGGCTTCGCGCCGCCTGCTCTGTCCGCCGATCAGCGCGCCGTGTCCGACACCATCGTCGCGGCGGTGCAGGCGAAGAGCTTCGATCCGATGCTGCTCGACGGCGTCACCGGATCGGGCAAGACCGAGGTCTATTTCGAGGGCATCGCCGCCGCGCTGCGGGAGGGGCGCCAGTCGCTCGTCCTGCTGCCCGAGATCGCGCTGACCGAGCCGTTCCTCAAGCGCTTCGAGGCGCGTTTCGGCCATCTCCCCGTGGCCTGGCATTCGGACCTGCGCCAGTCCCAGCGGCGGCGCGCGTGGCGGGCGATCGCCAGCGGCGAAGCCAAGGTGGTGTGCGGGGCGCGCTCCGCTCTATTCCTGCCCTATCGCGATCTCGGCCTGATCGTGGTCGACGAGGCGCACGAGACCAGCTTCAAGCAGGAGGAGGGCGTGATGTACCACGCCCGCGATGTGGCGGTGATGCGCGGCCGTTTCGAGCGCATACCGGTCGTCCTCGCCTCGGCCACGCCGGCGATCGAGACCCGCCAGATGGTCGAGATCGGCAAATATCGCGAATTGAAGCTGCCCGGCCGCTACGGTGTCGCCCAGATGCCGAAGATCGACATCATCGATCTGACCCAGGATCCGCCCCCCAAGCAGCGCTGGATCGCCCCCACTCTGGTCTCCGCGCTGCACGAGACGATCGAGCGCGGCGAGCAGGCGCTGCTGTTCCTCAACCGGCGCGGTTACGCCCCGCTGACCCTGTGCCGGACCTGCGGCCACCGCTTCCGCTGCCCGAACTGCACCGCCTGGATGGTCGAGCACCGGCTGACCGCGCGGCTCGCCTGCCATCATTGCGGCCATGTCATGCCGCCGCCCGCCGCCTGCCCCGAATGCCATGAGGAGGACAGCCTCGTCGCCTGCGGCCCCGGCGTCGAGCGGATCGCCGACGAGGTGGCGGCGATCCTGCCCGATGCCCGCACCGCGATCGTCACCTCGGACACGATGTGGTCGCCGGCCAAGGCGGCCGAGTTCGTCAACCGGATGGAAGCCGGCGATATCGACGTGGTGATCGGCACCCAGCTGATCACCAAGGGCTATCATTTCCCCAACCTGACTTTGGTCGGCGTCGTGGATGCCGATCTCGGCCTGCAGGGCGGCGACCTGCGCGCCGCCGAGCGCAGCTTCCAGCAGATCGCGCAGGTCGCCGGGCGCGCCGGACGCGGCGCCAAGCCGGGCCGCGTCTATCTCCAGACCCGCGAGCCCGGTGCGCCCGTCATCCAGGCGCTGGTGACCGGCGATGCGGAGAGCTTCTACGCGGCCGAAACCGAGAGCCGGCGCGAGGCCGGCGCGCCGCCCTTCGGCCGTTATGCCGCGATCATCGTCTCCTCCGAGAAGCTGGACGAGGCGGTCGATACGGCGCGGCTGATCGGGCACCACGCGCCCGAGGTGGAGGGGATGATGGTGTTCGGCCCCGCCCCCGCCCCGCTCGCCATGCTGCGCGGCCGCCACCGCCAGCGGCTGCTCGTCCATGCCCGCCGCGCGCTCGACGTGCAGGACGTGATCCGGGGCTGGCTCGGCGCGCTCGAATGGCCGAGAGGGGTGCGCGTCGCGGTGGACGTGGACCCATACAGCTTCCTGTAA
- a CDS encoding EF-hand domain-containing protein has protein sequence MRLARIATVTTLIGLTLASGAVAAIEKQPAKPAAAKAAATPASSGDVTRAQMQAQIKKTFDLADTNHDGFMSRAEFAKRMGAVINRDAPPTKADAQRMLDAANRAFNDVDTNHDGKLSLAEASKRPLAAFDMMDTNHDGVLTVAEKAAAHKEAPALPSTPAGPSQGEMQGPGR, from the coding sequence GTGCGCCTTGCCCGAATTGCCACCGTCACGACCTTGATCGGGCTGACCCTCGCCTCCGGCGCCGTCGCCGCGATCGAGAAGCAGCCGGCCAAGCCGGCCGCCGCCAAGGCCGCCGCGACGCCCGCGAGCAGCGGCGACGTCACCCGCGCCCAGATGCAGGCGCAGATCAAGAAGACCTTTGACCTCGCCGATACCAATCACGACGGCTTCATGAGCCGCGCCGAGTTCGCCAAGCGGATGGGCGCGGTGATCAATCGCGACGCGCCGCCGACCAAGGCCGATGCGCAGCGGATGCTGGACGCCGCCAACCGCGCCTTCAACGATGTCGATACCAATCACGACGGCAAGCTCAGCCTTGCCGAAGCCAGCAAGCGCCCGCTCGCCGCCTTCGACATGATGGATACCAACCATGACGGCGTGCTGACCGTCGCCGAGAAGGCGGCCGCCCACAAGGAGGCGCCGGCCCTGCCCAGCACCCCCGCCGGCCCGAGCCAGGGCGAGATGCAGGGCCCCGGCCGCTGA